TTAAATACTGTAGTTTTTCCAGCTCCATTTGGGCCTATCAACCCTATTATCTCATTTTTATTTAGATGAATATTTAGACTATCAACAGCTGTTAATCCTCCAAATTTCACAGTTACATCACAAAGCTTTAATATCTCCATTACTTCACATCCTTTACATTGTAGGCTGCTTTTTTCTTTTTGAATATATCCCATGTAAATTCTTTGTTTCCCATAAATCCATTTTGATAGAATATAATTACAACCATTAGGATGGCTGAAAATACAACCATACGAAGCCCTTGTATTCCTTCGATTTGTATAAATCCTAAGTTTATAGTTTCATCTAAGAATCTCAATACTTCCATTAACACTGTAACCAATATTGCAGATATACAAGTCCCTGTTATACTTCCCATTCCTCCTAGAACAACTATTAAAAGTATGTTAAATGTTAGCAAAAATCTAAACATATTAGGATCAATCGTTCCAAGTAAGTTTCCTAAAAGGGCTCCTCCTAATCCTGCAAAGAAAGCTCCTATTCCAAACGATAACATCTTATGTTTAAACAAATCTATTCCCATATTTTCAGCTGCTATTTCATCTTCTCTTATAGCTTTAAATGCTTTGCCGTAGCTTCCTTTTATTAAAAGTATCATAAAGATAATAGTTATAATTGCAAATCCCCAACTCCACCATATGTTGGTATATACAGGTATTCCTTTAAGTCCTAATGCACCATTAGTTATACTTTGAGTATTGGTGAATACAACTCTTATTATTTCAGCAAATCCTAGAGTTGCTATGGCTAAATAGTCATCCTTTAATCTAAGAACAGGTGCTCCTATTAAAAATCCAAACAAAGCTGATACTATTCCTGACATTATAAGTGCTGGCAAAAATCCCATCTGTATATTGGATAATATTGAAACTATAGGCTTTAAAAAGAAATTCATCTCTTTCATAGCTGGAGACATTGTAAGTATTGCACAAGTATACGCTCCAATAGCCATAAATCCAGCGTGCCCTAGAGAAAATAATCCAGTAAATCCGTTTATTAAGTTCATACTAAGACCTAATATTATATAAATGGCACATAGATTAAGTATTCTTATTTGATAAGAGTTAAATACACCATTGGATATGAATAAAAAAATTATAAGCGAAGCTAATAACCCTACATTGTAAATATAATTCTTTTTCATAATCTACACCTTCTCTGTTAGATTTTTGCCCATTATTCCTGTAGGCTTAATCAAAAGTATTATTATTAATAGTACAAATGCAAAAGCATCTCTATATCCTGTAAGAGCAGGTAAGAATGCAACTAACATAATCTCTCCAAGTCCTAATATAAATCCACCTATAACAGCTCCGGTTATATTTCCTATTCCTCCTACAACAGCTGCTATAAAACATTTAAGCCCCGGCATGATTCCAATTAGTGGTGTTATCTGTGGAAACTTTAGCCCCCACATAAGTCCTCCAGTACAAGCAAGAGATGAGCCTATAAAGAAGGTTATAGATATTATCTTATTCACATCTATTCCCATAAGGCTTGCTGCTTCATAGTCTTTTGCTACAGCTCTCATTGCCATACCTGTTTTAGTCTTGTTTATAAAATATAAAAGCCCTGCTAATATTATTAAAGTTATTAGAGGTATATAAAAAGTCAAACTAACTACAGATACATTTCCAAAATGTAATACTTTACTAAACATATCAGGTATTTCAAATGCCTTTGGTCTTCCGCCAAAAACTACTATAGCTAAGTTCTCAAGTAAGAACGATGCTCCTATTGCTGATATTAGTATAGATATTCTAGGTGATTTTCTAAGAGGCTTATATACAGCCTTCTCTAATACTACTCCAAATAATCCAGTAAATAATATAGCAAAAATGAATACTAACCACCAAGGTAGTGGTGTAAATACCATTCCATAAAAAGCTGTATATATTCCTATCATGAATATATCTCCATGTGCAAAATTTATAAGCCTTAATATTCCATAAACCATTGTATATCCTATAGCTATTAATGCATATAAACTCCCAAGGGAAATGCCATTAAATAAATGCTGGATAAATATTTCGAGATTCATATATTTTCCCCCTCATATAATTTCATATTAATTTAAAGTCCTATAATCGCATCAACGATTATAGGACTTTAAATTTTAAATAAATTCCTTTAATTATTTAGGTTGGATTGTATCTAAATAATTGAATTTGCCATCTTGGACTTTTTTGATTATAGCACTCTTAACCGCATCTCCATTTTCATCAAGAGTTATATAGCCTGTTGCTCCTTCAAAATCCTTAGTTTCAGCTATTGCATCTCTTATTTTTTGTGGATCAGATGAACCCGCTCTTTTTATACTATCTAGTATAACTAAGTAATCATCAAAGCCAAGTGCTGCAAAAGTATTAGGCTCTTTATTATATTTTTCCTTATATGCATCCATAAACTGTTTAGATAAATCTGTTACTGCAGCTTCTGAAGTGAAGTGAGTACTAAATACTGCACCCTCAACTGCTTCTTTTCCTATATCTATAAACTCAGGTGCTT
The window above is part of the Tepidibacter aestuarii genome. Proteins encoded here:
- a CDS encoding branched-chain amino acid ABC transporter permease, which translates into the protein MNLEIFIQHLFNGISLGSLYALIAIGYTMVYGILRLINFAHGDIFMIGIYTAFYGMVFTPLPWWLVFIFAILFTGLFGVVLEKAVYKPLRKSPRISILISAIGASFLLENLAIVVFGGRPKAFEIPDMFSKVLHFGNVSVVSLTFYIPLITLIILAGLLYFINKTKTGMAMRAVAKDYEAASLMGIDVNKIISITFFIGSSLACTGGLMWGLKFPQITPLIGIMPGLKCFIAAVVGGIGNITGAVIGGFILGLGEIMLVAFLPALTGYRDAFAFVLLIIILLIKPTGIMGKNLTEKV
- a CDS encoding branched-chain amino acid ABC transporter permease is translated as MKKNYIYNVGLLASLIIFLFISNGVFNSYQIRILNLCAIYIILGLSMNLINGFTGLFSLGHAGFMAIGAYTCAILTMSPAMKEMNFFLKPIVSILSNIQMGFLPALIMSGIVSALFGFLIGAPVLRLKDDYLAIATLGFAEIIRVVFTNTQSITNGALGLKGIPVYTNIWWSWGFAIITIIFMILLIKGSYGKAFKAIREDEIAAENMGIDLFKHKMLSFGIGAFFAGLGGALLGNLLGTIDPNMFRFLLTFNILLIVVLGGMGSITGTCISAILVTVLMEVLRFLDETINLGFIQIEGIQGLRMVVFSAILMVVIIFYQNGFMGNKEFTWDIFKKKKAAYNVKDVK